The Toxotes jaculatrix isolate fToxJac2 chromosome 17, fToxJac2.pri, whole genome shotgun sequence genomic interval TTATCCATGAGTCTGTCTTGGAATAAACATCTGTATCTATGTTGTGTGCTCTGTAGTTAACCATACATATGCTTTAGCCGCAGAATAAATAGCCCAAACAGTAATGGAGGGTATCATGTGTACCGCAGGAAGAAATCCCTTTCACTTCTAGTTCTCCTCGGTCCGCTCTTCCATAACCATTTCCATCCCTTGTTATGTAATGGATTGTTAATgcaagtgcgtgtgtgtgtttgtctcttggATATGGAGTCATTATCAGATGAATGCTGCTGTGGCCAGTTAAAGCTATGAGTGGAGCCCCTTCAGATTGATGAGTGACACATGGTCTCCACTGCTCAGGATGGATGTGCCAGGATGTTTGACTTCTGACTCACTTGTTACTCCGGTTTAATTGATTTTGCTGACCTTTTCACATATAAGGTGTAATAAGGAAGCTCTATTAGTACTCTGGAAGGTTATATTTGAAAtgaacacccacacacacacatagagcacAGGAAGCTCACATGCACAGTCCCATAGCCTGGACTATGTGTACGTgtatgtttgtgcgtgtgtttctcagtgataATGGACCATATAGTTAATAATGCAGCAGAAGGGTCGCACTGCATCACCTTTTCTCACGCAGACTCATTTCCCCCTtgtcgctctctctcgctccctccctctcccatcCTCAGGCCTTCCTTACAAAACTATTTCGTTTGCCCCCACCGACCCAGTCTGTCAGTATTCACACAGCCAATATAAAGTctgggaggagaaaaaaatgattcaaatgtaaaagcAACACACTGTATTAGGAAGCCCACACACTGAGAGTGGGCTTGCTCTGTACAATGTGATTTACTTTTtactaagttttttttttttttggccacaggGCTAATGGAGTTCAGTGACTTAGACAAGGAGACAGATAAAGAACCAGACTAATTTCACTTCTCCTGACTGCTGATGCCATTCAAGTCATCCGATTTACAGTCTGTGAGTCTGTTCCTGTTGCTACATTAAatcattttgaggtttttatgactGACGCTTACCAGTACTGTCGCCCCTTTCCAACTCGCTGTCAGGTGTTTCTTGTTGCTTTGCACGCTGATTCGTGTCAGACTTGTTAACAAATATAACAAAGCAAACTTAATGTGATTAAttgtgattttaattatttctgtgGTAAATTTCTCTCTTATGTCTTTCATgccttcccacacacactcctctctctaAGTCTTTGACTCCATCCTGATAACAAATTGTCATTTAAGCCTCTGTATATGAGATCAGCACCTACATAATAGAGCTTCCTCAACGCTCAGTGATTTCTGGTCAGCGTGATGGATGGCGGAGAGATGGATGAATGCCAGGTGATTTTGAGTCAGACATGAGGTgcatctcatttttttttcccgacTTGTCCTCTCACTTTTTCTCACTTTGCATTTCCTCCTCGGTCCTCCCACTGCAGACACGATGAGAGGATGCGAAGGAGGAAGAAGCGAGGCAACCGCATTTGATCAAATGAGACATTAGTACGGGTCAACCATGATCTGAATTGATATCATTTAATGATAGATTTTTGTAATTTAATCAACTATTTTACATGTTGTCACTTGAATctgcactttttaaaaagtagcTTCATTCCCATTATAATGCTTATAATGAGGGTGTCTCATTAAATGGTTCCGTAATCTTTTCAGCAAAATATTGAAATTATGGTATTTTTGCCCAATATGATCAACTACTTCACCATGATTAAACTACAcagcaaaaatatgtttattgcTGAGAGAACAGACCATATCCAGGTCAGCAATGAAAGCAAAGTCTTTGAACACCTGAGTTTGTGCCGCTGTGTcttcagtcagagcagctgcagtaTCCAGTCACCTATAGATTTCCAATGAAGTGGAGTGTCCTTCCAATAATAGACTTCCACATAGGAAGCTCTCATGTATCCTCATTGACGTCTCCTTTGggattcctcctctctccttgcgCCGCTGAGCCGCATGAACAGAACTGAGATGGCCTTACTGATGGCAACCCATTATTTGTCTGTGTTATATGGGGGGCAAAGGAATAACaagatatgaaataaaagaaatgagatCATGTCCTCTGTGACACATCACCCTGCACCAGAGGCTACAGCCCATCCCAGGTTTTGCCTCATTACCACAACAGATTAGTGTctctcattttaattttgtagCTCTATCGTGTATCATCTGTGGATTGCCTGTACCCAGCACCCTAATGAAGTGAATTCATGGTGGATCCAGTGGAGCAggctgtgtttttcctcctcctttaaAGCTTGAAAGTGTTGTCAAGAGGGTCAGTGTGAAGTGATATCATATCTACGCTAAACCAGAGCacactctgtttttctctccactcCCCGCTTTGTGTAGCACATGCAGACAGCACAAGTCCATGGAGCGATCATGTGAACTCTTCAACCCCTCTCCTCCCACTCGctgtgctcttcttctttttcttgtgtctGCAAACAGGCAGCTGCACATTGAGGCAGACAACACTGTGACCACTGAAAGCAAACTGCgatctctccctgtctcctctcctcagccgtgcttcttcctctcctatgcagcccccccaccccctatCGCCACCTCCCAAATTCTCCTTCAGCTGGTTGCTAAGCAGCACGGGGAGAGCTTGACAGTGTTGACGTTGTGTGCGCAGGACTACTTCCTGTAAACAGCCGAGTGGGTGCTCGTTGCTCTTTGCTCTCAGctacagagggaaggagagagtgagacgAGACGGCCTAAAATAACCCTTTCTGACTCGCACAAAAGAGACGTGATGACGCGCAGTGAAGAAGTGTTATTTCATTCCAAGTGAAAATTTCACAGGAAGCTGAAATAGCTGATAGCTACAGGAGTTTTAGTAGCCTTtgaactatatattttttttcttccttttttttccaccgcCAGAAAGCATGAGGCCTGGAATAAAGATGAACACAGCTGACAAGGGCCATTTAGGCAGAGAGCTGGTGTCATTCTGCATACAGcaggcctgtttgtgtgtgcgcacactcACTGGACACAACTCACAATGCATTTTCAGTCTGTGCTCATACCGTCATGCTGATTGTGTCACAACAAATGAAACACTTCTTGGACTCGGGGTGTATTATGTAGACAGACACGAACAAAACTGAGCCACACACTTTAAGAGTTTCTTTTATCATCAGCAGAATTATGCGGATTCTTTGTCTTACTCTTTCTCAGGATGCATTTTGAATAATTAACTGTagctcttcctctgtctccttttccaCCCTCGTCTTCAttctcccttcttttcttttgtgttgcaGCTCTGTGGCAGTGAAGATGACCACGGCACGGTACCGTCCCACCTGGGAGCTGGCCGTGGACCCTCTGGTCTCGTGTAAGCTGTGCCTTGGAGAGTTCCCTCTGGAGCAGATGACCACCATAACACAGTGCCAATGTGTCTTCTGTACACTGGTGAGCAGGACAATCCACAAACAGCAGCGAGTATTTCATGCTGTTGTCAACAGGGTgataagtaaaaaaataaatgatccACAAATCAAGTTTATACAATACCGAAaaggaagataaaaaaaagacgAAAAAACAGGTAAATGCAGTACAAGCATTTCCAGAAAATCTGTCTCCACATCAAAGTAAATGCGATTGTCAAAATGGACTTTAACTTAATAAAAGTCATACAGGATTTTCACTGTGTTGAAGTCAGTAATGGCTTTAGGATCTATTACAAATCTCACATCCCTCCTGCGTAACACTGGACCCGTGTGAAAAGGCCaggacagaggaacagaaacacCCACTGGCTTTCAGATCGTAACACATCCAGTCCAGAGATGAGGAAACAATGCCCAAGAATGACCACTAAAAATAGAAGTCACTTCCTAGAATACAGTCTGGCTGGTGGCAGTaattacaaaaaacattttatatttgatattcattttaaaatcatttgcttacatttaagaaaataacacaatttACTGGACCAATAAATGAACATAGAGGTCCATTATATTCTGGTGCGTGTCTGTCTCTCAAATAGAAATTTTATTAAATCAACCATTgttgtataaaaaaatattgattagttcAGCTATAAGTTTTAAGCTCTAACAGACAGTGATCAATAAAGACTCTTAGGCCAATGTTTGTTTACCAACTTTTCTGGTGCgtggtctgtttgttttgtttttctttttttttttttcagactggaTATTGATCTGGGTCAATGTcgtatttgtctgtctgtctgttttccctCAGTGCCTGAAGCAGTATGTGGAACTCCTGATTAAAGAAGGCCTTGAAACTGCAATTAGCTGTCCAGACTCTGCCTGTCCCAAAAGAGGACACTTGCAGGAAAATGAGGTATTGATCAAAAGAAAAGTCAAGAGTTTTTCTTTGATTGCCATGGGATTAGTTTGTCATTTAGTTGGTGACTGGTTGCTAGTGGTAGGAAAATTTCTTACAGCTCTTCGGGTGTAGGATTTTCTCTGTTAATGTCCAATATGTCTTAGCTCTGGGTTGGACTGGGACTGGACTTCATCAGTGCAGCAGTTTCCATAAACACTagtcacttttttattttcacacactgaTATACATGATGGTGTTCTTGCATGGAACTTGCACAACATGTACTTGCATTTACTGTACGTATACTAAAAGGTTGCATGTGCAGAACTTCTGGCAGTCATGTGACTCCACagaatttttttcctcataattCAGCTCCTATCACGCTGCTGTTTTATCCTCCCACATAAAAAGTAAGAATTGGTGTAACTGACACGTTTGCAGTTAGTTTAACACCTCTATGCCCCCACAAAGCTCCAGCCTTACTCAAGATAACCACTGCGCTCCACCTGCCAGTGTGTTTATTCCATTATAATGAGTGTCCCTGCGTGCCTGCCTTCCTAGCACAGGGTCAGTCTGAGGGCAAAGCGCTCTTCATCCTCCAGGCATTTCGGTTGATGGACTCACTCGGTCTCGGAAGCCCGTAGGCTCAGCATGGTTCGGCACACTACGGCCTTATGTTTCTAATCAATCGGTGTCACCAGCCCTTAATGGAACCCCTGCTAGTCCTGCCAGTCAGGCAAAGCATGCCTCATCCCTGTCTTCTCTGTCAGCAGTGCCGTCACCTTGTAATTGACTGCTCTTTCACAAATCCTGAATATTCCTTTTCATTGGCCAATAAACGAGTAAATTTAACCTTGAGTGGGCCTGTGTATGCACCTTGAATACATTCTCGCAACTGgattctctttttctgtctgggAATGGGATAAAAGGGGCCTTATTGGTAAGCAAGGGGCAAGTTCTAAGCTTGTAGAAATTAGAATTTGTCATTGTTCTGGAAATAACATTCACATACTGAATGCGTAATTGCTTCTTGCTGCTTCTGTCTATAAATATGCAGAATGACCTGCTTATTTCCCTcccacttctcctctcctcttctccctgtagATTGAGTGCATGGTGGCCACGGAGATGATGCAGAGATACAAGAAGCTCCAGTTTGAAAGGGGTGAGTCAGTGGAAATGCAGCTGCAGTACATCAGCGATCACTCCTCAGTGTGTGGGCAATGACTTTCAatcgcacgcacacacacacacacaaacacacacacacctgtgtcctcctgtcctccggGGATAATGTGTTTTACCGTGACACACAAAAGGATGACGACAGCCCTGTCTTGCACGTGCAGCTCTGCTCGCTCTGTCTGGAATCAATCATTCACCCCGTGTGGGCATTTTCGCTATTGAATTACTCCATGGGGTCTCTGCGGACAGCTAATAGAAAAGATTTGAGCAACACTTGTTTGCTCAGTAAATTTCAGTCTCTGGCTCTGACAGGTGTTGTCAAGTTGTCTGCTTTCTGTCCATACGCTCTCCAGTGGTCAACTGATTCAGAATTCAGtgttaaaattttgacttcagACAAATTCCGTCAAGACATTTTAATTGGATTGGTTTGGCTTTAGACTTGTAAACTGACTCTGGTGGAGACAGGTCTCTTTAGCATAAAGCGATATCTAAGTTAAATCCTTTTTATCTTGTGCCTCAGTGTGTTGCTACATATTGTCTGCAGTTTACACTGTTTGTAGAATGAATTTTAACCCATCTAATGAAGGCACACATATCAATGCTGGAAGGATAATGGCAGGTCTCTGCTGCTTCGCACCATGCTGTCAATGTAGACGTGCTAATCAGCAATATTAGAGTTCCGCCGTTACCAAGAGAAAGCAGTAACCAAGCTGTGCTATCGCTCTTTGATGGTACTCGCCCTGCAGGTTCTCCACCTacacagaggcacaaactgTGCACAGTACATGCGGATCACACTTGCAGGAGTGAAATGCatgaacacaaagacaaacatataTATGGATCGCAGAGGGGGGTcgtgtaaatgaataaaaattcTCAGAAAGCCTCAGAaagagctgctgatgctgcctGAATAAGGGCAGTCAGCCGTCTCATCAATGTCCCAGTCCATTCAGGCAGAACAGTTGCTGTAACCATTCTATATTTCTCAGGCTGAGCCAAGAGTGCATGTGGAATGTGTGCTCGGAGTTCTTGGCAGAGAGGCAAGGGGAAGGAAGCAGAGGATACAAGGGCAAGTGCATCACGCTATCGAACAGGActggcagaaaacacaaaaaccgtAAAAAAAGAAGTCAGTTGTACCTTCCTTAGATCGTCTGTTCACTCAAATCACAAAATGCTGTATCTAGTtttaccgtgtgtgtgtgtgtgtgtgtgcgctcttcAAAGCATTAAAAAGTTTTGAAAACGTTTGATAAACTTAACTCTGACTTGACGACTACCTTCTGCCAAAATAAATGTCCCAatgatgatttttatttctacGTGCGTGGTGGGtgaatttgggtgaactgaccctttacgTAAGCAACCGTCCATGACGCTGGCACTTATTCTGTGCCATCAGAGGTGCTGCTGGACCCGTGCCGGACATGGTGCCCTTCCTCGACCTGCCAGGCAGTGTGCCAGCTAAAGGAGTCAGATTCTCCAGCGCTGCCCCAGCTGGTCCAGTGCGCCGTCTGTGCCCTGGAGTTCTGCTCGGCCTGCAAGGCCAACTGGCACCCCGGGCAGGCCTGCCAGGAGAACAACCTGCCCATTACCTCCTTCCTACCAGGAGAAAACAGGTACTGCTTCCTATCTGTTTGCTTAATTACTGCGCCTCGTCTGACATTCTTGTTCTCCGAATTTCTCTCTTATCTCTTATTTTTAGACCAGatattattttgcttttttcttagCTCTTTGTTCTGTACTCTGTGAACCACATACATTGATTATTCATACATGCTTCTCTTCTGGTGGTTGGATTGACGGTTAATCagtcatcaaaacatttgattaaTGGGtaattgtttaagttttgtttttttaaataaaagacagCTCAATAATCTCTTGTTTTAACTCCTCATATTTTGTGTTCTGTGATATTAAACTAaatatgtttgggttttggactcacacaaaacaaacaatctgAGTATGTCAACTTGGGCTTTGAgaaattgtgatgggcattttttttttaactttttttctgacatttttatgtACCATAAAAACAAGAATGACATTAATcgctaaaataaaattaatctgTAATTGCAAACCTCATATTAGCTAATGGATATAAAATTAAACTTGAAACGGCTCAAACGGGTAATTTGTAGGTATAAATTTTTTGCCTGTGTAATTATTACaattttttacaatttttaactttaaaaaaaaatattgaaagtGTAATAACAGTAATGTAATAAAATTTAATGACTTTAAGAATACATTTATGCTGAGTTCATCAATGAAAAATATTATGCCTCAGCAGTTTCCAGTTAATGTAGTAATGTGTCTACATTATCCAGCACATTTTTACTAACACTTCAACCTTCAAAACCATACTTTATTCCATTTTGGCATATTGCAACAGTGTCAGGCCTCATTTGCTAATGGGATCCCTGGAAATTATATTAATTTTCTTTGAACTGGCGTAGAAATCCATAGGTCACACTCACCTGACTGGAGTTCAGGACCATTTGTCAATATACAGCAGGATTCATTCAGTGCAGCGTTAAATATAGACTGACAGCTGGTCTGGCTGGCTGTTTTGCAGCCACTGCTCAATTGAGCATCAGCCAGGACTCAAGAATAAATTAATAGGCAGATATGAAATATTCTGCTGAAACTAAACTGCAGTAAAAAAGTCTGAGATGGGCTTATTGTGCATTTTTAGAATACAGTATCTGTCTGTGAGGGTAGAAGAGGGCTGCCCAGAGTCATATGCAGCTGACCCCGTTTCTTTGTGATATCCTCTTACACTGGAAACACCATTAGCTCTGCAGAGCTTTCCTATATCTGCACAGGTTCAGGACCAAGCTAAGAGGCCACAGTGAAGGGAGAGAGGATTAGCAGGAGTGCTGTCAGTTTGTAAAGAGTATTTGAACTACACCTGTTCACTGTAAGGAAAAGCTGTATTCTGGTTCTTCTTTTGGCCCCAGGCTTTTTTATGACTGCACAGTGACCcttctcatttaaataatttattatttatttatttcttctcatttaCCAGTTCATGGAGAATTCATGGAAATGAAGGGGCCTGTTTGCTGTGCTAGGACAATGCCCAGAATGACAGCTACCTGCTAGCCTCCAGATTTCAGGAGTCAGCACTTTACTGACACAGGAGAAAATGatacagacaaactgacacCAACAGGAGGGGAGAATGTGAGAGTCTGAGAGGGAGTTTAGAGAAGAGTTGTCAGCCCCTGAACTAAAGCTATCACTTCACACAATCCTGTAACGCCAAATACTAAATATTGATCACTGCACAAAAGTGATCTCATCTCCGGCACTTCTCGAAATGTGAATGTTGAATGATTTAGAATTTTATCTCAGGTAtgaaatccaaaaaaaaagaataaaaaaacacatcaggctCATGTCTCTCTTCTCCCCAGCTCTTTCTATAAGAATGAAGAGGATGATGCACCAATCAAGCGCTGTCCTAAATGTAAAGTTTACATCGAGAGGGACGAGGGCTGCGCACAGATGATGTGCAAGAACTGCAAACATGCCTTCTGCTGGTACTGTCTGGAGTCCCTGGATGTGAGTTGATCCTCACTGCAATAGAGAGCAATAttatgtgttttttcatctctaAAAATCTCTGCAGTTTAATATTGCAGTACTGTGTTTGCGCACTGTGATGATCTTGGATGTCAACATCATTTGTCTTCCTGTGACAGCaataattttcattatcagAAAATTGTAGCTTAACCTTGGTGTTGATAGCAAAGGaataagatgtgtttgtttttttttcttgaaattcGTTagaaggctgaaaaaaatgacagcctTAGCTGAACTTGGATAAGGGTGACTTATGAGCCATGGTGCCTTATGTAATCTTAATTGTGTGAGCGCAGACGACCAGGCCCGCAGGTCATTTAAAAAGCAATTTTCTCAGAACAGCTGTCCATGTCTTTCAGACTGCTAATGGTCAGTCTTTATCtgtattctgtgtttttgtttgtctgacagGATGACTTTCTCCTGATCCACTATGACAAAGGGCCCTGTCGAAACAAACTGGGCCACTCTAGGGCATCTGTTATCTGGCACAGAACACAGGTGAGAGACCAATCTTCCTCACCCCCGCCCCCCATCTTCTTACACTCACTCAGGTTCCACCCCCACCCGTGACCACGCTGCAGCATGTGGCCATACACATGTTCTCTGgttctgcctctttctttctttctggctCACACGCTCGCATTCAGCAATGGGCTACTATTATCTTGACAGCACAATGGAAAAGGACAGCTTGATCCGCATGCAGCGACAAGTGTCTGGTGGTCAGTGTCTTGCTGTTTCCAACCAAACCCATTATGTAcacttttcactgtaaaaaaaaaaaaaaaaaaaaaaaggtttacatAATCAAGGTCCTTCTTTACCATTAGGTAACCAAATGAAATGACAGATCACATATAAAGGATTGGATATGGCATTTAATTTCACACATGTGAAATGGCAGATTACATATGAAGGATTAGCCATGACATACAATTTCCCACATGATAACAAATTTGTCGGTGACAGAGACCGAGTCTGTTGTCTAGTTCCCAAATTTTTCCTCAATATCTCTCCTTAGCCAAATAATCTATTCaaggggggtgggtggggatTTGACACGTCCCTTGGTCCAACATACTTGTTATTTTGTCAACATTAGCATACACACTGGCATCTGTTGCCCAGTGGGGCAGGCTGAGTCATATGATTACAGTTCAGCTGGTGGAAGCCAGCTACAGcttcactgctctgtgtgtctttgtcccTGGCTCTTGCTCTCCTCAtttcaccctcctctctccttcacatttaaaaagcctCCTTCTGACTCCCTCATAAATACAATATGTACCAGGGCCAACCTATCTTGCAAAACACATCTTCTCTCTTTGCCAGTATATGAAGACGTGAGGTCTGTGTTTCCATGAGAGCCATAACATCAGTCAGAAGGAAGGTCATGTCCTGAACATGAGAGCAGCAGTAGGGTCCATTAATAAGAGCAAATTGGGCTCCACACTGTGCCTTGCACAGCCTGTGTACTGACTGTAAAAAGAACAGTTAATAATGaagtaatgtgttttttttttaaataataaacagaaagcCGCCCTCAAGTAATCCCCAAAAATATCTGCATCCtcaaaaacaggaggaaaagcaTTGTGCTATTATAAGTCACTTATGCATGTGACTGCCTGttatgttttccattttgtggCTGTGAATTTGCTGGTGTCTTGCTCCCCCGTGTGGTGAATTAACTACCTTGCTCTGCTACTAAGAGAACACAGAAATTTTCAAATCACAAACGTGTTCACTATCAGTATATACCTGTTTCCAAGAGGTGCAGCTGGAATGTAACCATCCAGTGTGTCAGTTTATTTGAGCATTACTTACTTAAAGTTAAAATTTACTCCATATTTTATATCACACTGTGTagcacaacttttttttttgtagtccCTGTAATTTGCtacaggtgttttgtttttatcagatTGTTCCtgctccattgttttttttttgttttttttttttttacttcaagcAAGCCTTTAATTGCCAAATTAATACAATAACACAGCTTTCTGGAGCATTTTGAATCAACAgtgctgaaaaatgtttgtagTTTGAAGGCACAGGGCGACCTCTGCTGGACAACATGTGGTATTGCAGGTGCTTGGAAAGAATTAATGCTGGACCTATGGAAACAGTGAAATCACAATTAAAATTcaccagtcttttttttatttaagcagTTAAACAGTTGATACAGTTACATTGATAAGCTAAAACATTATGTCTAACCCCTGTGTAATTTGCTGCTGGTCCTCCACGTGCCACCAAAACAGCTCTCTGGACTCTTCACGACCTCTGCCCTGTTGGATCTGGCATCAAGATGTTTGCAGCAGATCCTTTAAGTTTAAATTAatgggttgattttttttttgttcgtcTCTCCTTGCAGGTTGTGGGGATCTTTGCTGGCTTTGGCCTGCTCCTGCTGGTTGCCTCCCCCTTCCTGCTTTTGGCCACTCCTATCGTCCTCTGTTGCAAGTGCAAGTGCAGCAAAGGTGATGACGACCCTTTGCCAACCTAAACCCATAAGAGCCGGAGTGGAGAGCTGCTCCAAGGATGGGCcatctgttttttccttttcacccCTTTACATTCTTTTCCTCCCACCAGCTTTGAGTGCTTCATGTTTTGGGCTGAGCCTGCACCAGCCCCCGGCCGCTTTGGGATCCATTGCTCTGCATGAGAGAGGCATGGTAGAAAAGCGACCCCACACCTTGGCCAGAAGAGAGAtgcagggtcaaaggtcagaggaggTCAGACATATCTAAGGAccactgtgtctgtttgtgtaagaCGTTGGTGGTTTGGGGATGTGAAGGAAGACTGGGCCACTTTAAGTGGCCTTACTGTGGGTTACTGTGGTGTGGTATTTTGGCGAGTCATTGCAAATGAAAAATCTATGTTAAGAAACGCTTTTCTCTTGTATGGACAATATCATGCAGGAGCCaccttaggaaaaaaaaaagtttccttttttttttcttttttgctcagttttgtCGGTTTGTCGTACGcaacaaaagctttttttttccaccactacACCTGATGTAGCTCTACAGATTCAGTCAGTAGCATTAGAGTTACACCACGCATGTTTGGTGTTCACTCGGTTTGCACACAGAACGTGTCTTCTTTGTCATGTTCATGACTGAGGTAGAGATGGGAGACTGTTGTCACTCTCAACTCAATGTACAGCACGTCCTCTTGATGATGTCAATGTTTTATAACCTGTCGCTTTTAATAGAACTGTGCTCAGAGTTGTGTCTATATGTTGTACTTTTGAGTGTTTTCCAAACTGTTAGGTACACGTATTAAAGGGGACTGCCACTCGAATCTAAAATTGCTCTTATTTTCTGTGGTCAGGTTTTTGTTAACTATCAGCCTATGTTTTATTTCCAGATTTTCTTTTCGGAATTattgtctccatctctcctaATCCATTTGCTTTGACAGACCTTCAGAAGTTATACACTGGATTCATCTTTTTAAGAAAGATTGTAATTGTGTCACAGATTTTCATGATCCTAGATCCAGAAGTTTCCCTAATTGAGTGGTGCTCCCCTTTAAGTTGAGCATTGATTTTAAAGTCTGTCTGAGGACTTTGTATCCACATGTTGTGGAACCATTTTAATACTTCACCAAAAGAGATGTCACTCCTCTAATTCTCAGTCCCCATGTGGTGGTTTTAGCCAAATAGCAGTGAATAGCCTTAAATTGAGAATAGCCAAAATCAGGCATTTCCCCCTGTGCTTTAAAAAGAGTTCAAAGTCAAGGTCCAAATACTCCCAGGGAAAGCATGTTTAAAGGCGTTTTTAAAGCATAATAGAGTGTCAGTGAAGCCCTTTATATTCAGATGATTCTATGATGTCATCCATATGCCACACTGTTAATAGccatactgttaaaaaaaaagaaggaaaaaaacccaGTTGTCCTCAACTGATGTTCTGTGTGACCTAGGGCTTGTATTTCCTAAGCCTCTTTGAGCAGGAGTGCTGATCAACATCCATCCAAACATTTGAAACTTAACTCAGATCAGATCTCCAACTCTTTGAGACTTAACAAATACCTGCTGGCCCAAATTGCA includes:
- the rnf144aa gene encoding probable E3 ubiquitin-protein ligase RNF144A-A, giving the protein MTTARYRPTWELAVDPLVSCKLCLGEFPLEQMTTITQCQCVFCTLCLKQYVELLIKEGLETAISCPDSACPKRGHLQENEIECMVATEMMQRYKKLQFEREVLLDPCRTWCPSSTCQAVCQLKESDSPALPQLVQCAVCALEFCSACKANWHPGQACQENNLPITSFLPGENSSFYKNEEDDAPIKRCPKCKVYIERDEGCAQMMCKNCKHAFCWYCLESLDDDFLLIHYDKGPCRNKLGHSRASVIWHRTQVVGIFAGFGLLLLVASPFLLLATPIVLCCKCKCSKGDDDPLPT